A single window of Pieris napi chromosome 8, ilPieNapi1.2, whole genome shotgun sequence DNA harbors:
- the LOC125051532 gene encoding rho GTPase-activating protein 4-like isoform X3, translating to MFQCIVQPRPDWGPPDVANAFPDIRTQLAEQAKAVEGRADAAAGVAAELGDYCRRRADLEHEYARALDKLARAAAQRHRDQRHKREQWPLAGAYACWQAALDATRALARDHAALADLYGGPLAARLHRAADDVLRLHRKCRDLVAERQEDIAAALAEAAAAGKAHAAAAHDWRAAALKLRHAHAARQALAAADPPRNKKIKALEKELEKRRSRHAEARAKALRARAEYVLSLEAANATLQRYYLDDIADIMLCSETGYEEVVGRAVRCAAAAERARAAALSGAAQALLATAESLDAVGDRQRVVAAHPAAFAPPRPLPYAGESPSRQDAAMKELLDGAAPDEDEAAEALRRELAARLTQLEAAARALRAECREHAKTLDAAEAELVRQMEGPDACWDVSGLFGAAAAPAARPAPADDDEDDAPRKEQEDYYLAKFRSYVSCAGRLARLESKAAAVRERLLGGASGGGRSPVAGVRRGGRRGQFAAPLDDALPTPLVSCVRVIAGYGLRQQGVFRVSGSQVEMQALRAAFERGEDPLADVRDASDMNSVCGLLKLYLRELRPPLVPPQMRERLVRAAAVPDDAAFAARLREELAALPRPALLVLRYLFAFLAHLAEHSDRNMMDAWNLAICLGPTLLPAWGEGGEQVTAQNLVNELVKRTILLHRDVFPQDIAPHALYVPPEPPRSSPGEADEADGAGAEAAETEPSDVDDLDDDDEDEEPLEDDAGCPSEDLAQVFIKESRSRSGFAPEHVDEGQPRASPATVDDPVSAALAPPGTEARLAESTPDLVLDLPARRRAAGPAPSDPPPPASPVPARNTLRVAAKFAELTLTGGSLKPALAAKPALLRRPTPHPARPPPARPALPDDAED from the exons ATGTTCCAGTGCATAGTGCAGCCGCGTCCCGACTGGGGTCCGCCCGACGTCGCTAATGCATTTCCCG ATATTAGGACTCAGCTAGCGGAGCAAGCGAAAGCGGTGGAGGGGCGCGCCGACGCGGCGGCCGGCGTCGCGGCCGAGCTGGGCGACTACTGCCGCCGGCGCGCAGATCTCGAACACGAATACGCGCGCGCGCTCGACAAGCTAGCGCGCGCCGCGGCCCAGCGCCATCGCGACCAGCGCCACAAGCGAGAGCAGTGGCCGCTGGCCGGAGCCTACGCTTGCTGGCAGGCCGCCCTCGACGCCACGCGCGCCCTGGCTCGCGATCACGCCGCGCTGGCGGACCTCTACGGCGGTCCGCTGGCCGCGCGCCTGCATCGCGCCGCGGACGACGTGCTTCGTCTGCACCGCAAGTGCCGCGACCTCGTCGCCGAGCGCCAGGAGGATATCGCCGCCGCTCTCGCCGAGGCGGCGGCCGCCGGCAAGGCGCACGCCGCCGCAGCGCACGACTGGCGGGCAGCGGCGCTCAAGCTGCGTCACGCGCACGCGGCGCGCCAGGCGCTCGCCGCCGCCGACCCGCCGAGGAACAAAAAGATCAAGGCGCTCGAGAAGGAACTCGAAAAG CGTCGCAGCCGACACGCCGAGGCGCGGGCGAAGGCTCTGCGGGCCCGGGCCGAGTACGTGTTGAGCCTCGAGGCGGCCAACGCAACGCTGCAGCGCTATTACCTCGACGACATCGCCGACATAATGCTGTGCAGCGAGACCGGCTACGAGGAGGTGGTCGGGCGCGCCGTGCGATGCGCCGCCGCCGCCGAACGCGCGCGCGCCGCCGCTCTGTCCGGGGCGGCGCAGGCGCTGCTCGCCACCGCCGAGTCGCTGGACGCCGTCGGCGACCGGCAGCGCGTGGTCGCCGCGCATCCGGCCGCCTTCGCGCCGCCGCGGCCCTTGCCCTACGCGGGCGAGTCCCCCTCGCGGCAGGACGCCGCGATGAAGGAGCTGCTCGACGGCGCCGCGCCCGACGAGGACGAGGCGGCCGAGGCCCTGCGCCGCGAGCTCGCCGCGCGCCTCACGCAGCTCGAGGCGGCGGCGCGCGCGCTGCGAGCCGAGTGTCGCGAGCACGCCAAGACGCTCGACGCCGCCGAGGCGGAGCTCGTCCGCCAGATGGAGGGGCCCGACGCCTGCTGGGACGTGTCCGGGCTCTTCGGCGCCGCCGCCGCTCCCGCCGCGAGGCCGGCGCCGGCCGACGACGACGAGGACGACGCGCCCAGGAAGGAACAGGAGGACTACTACTTGGCC AAGTTCCGGTCGTACGTGTCGTGCGCGGGCAGGCTGGCTCGCCTCGAGAGCAAGGCGGCGGCGGTGCGCGAGCGCCTGCTGGGCGGCGCCTCGGGCGGCGGCCGGTCTCCGGTGGCGGGCGTGAGGCGCGGCGGGCGGCGCGGCCAGTTCGCGGCGCCGCTGGACGACGCGCTGCCGACGCCGCTCGTTTCCTGCGTGCGAGTCATCGCCGGGTACGGTCTGCGGCAGCAGGGCGTCTTCCGCGTGTCCGGCTCGCAGGTGGAGATGCAGGCGCTGCGGGCCGCCTTCGAGCGCGGCGAGGACCCGCTGGCGGACGTGCGCGACGCGTCCGACATGAATTCGGTCTGCGGTCTGCTCAAGCTGTACCTGCGCGAGCTGCGGCCGCCGCTCGTGCCGCCGCAGATGCGGGAGCGCCTCGTGCGCGCCGCCGCCGTCCCCGACGACGCGGCGTTCGCGGCGAGGCTCCGCGAGGAGCTGGCGGCGCTGCCGCGCCCGGCGCTGCTCGTGCTGCGCTACCTGTTCGCTTTTCTCGCGCATCTGGCGGAACACAGCGACCGGAACATGATGGACGCGTGGAACCTCGCCATCTGCCTCGGACCGACGCTGCTGCCCGCCTGGGGCGAGGGCGGCGAGCAGGTGACGGCCCAGAACCTCGTCAACGAGCTCGTGAAGCGCACCATCCTGCTGCACCGCGACGTGTTCCCGCAGGACATCGCCCCGCACGCGCTCTACGTGCCTCCCGAGCCGCCGCGCTCCTCGCCCGG GGAGGCCGACGAGGCGGACGGCGCGGGCGCCGAAGCGGCCGAGACCGAGCCGAGCGACGTCGACGACCTGGACGACGACGACGAAGACGAGGAGCCTCTGGAAGACGACGCGGG GTGCCCGTCGGAAGACCTCGCCCAG GTTTTTATAAAGGAATCCAGGTCCCGGAGCGGCTTCGCTCCCGAGCACGTCGACGAAGGGCAGCCGCGAGCCTCGCCCGCGACCGTCGACGACCCCGTCTCCGCCGCCCTAGCCCCGCCGGGGACCGAAGC GCGGCTGGCCGAGAGCACGCCCGACCTGGTGCTGGACCTCCCGGCGAGACGCCGCGCCGCCGGCCCCGCGCCCTCCGACCCGCCGCCCCCCGCGAGCCCCGTGCCCGCGCGCAACACGCTGCGCGTCGCCGCCAAGTTCGCCGAGCTCACGCTCACCGGGGGCTCGCTGAAGCCCGCCCTCGCCGCCAAGCCGGCCCTGCTGCGCCGTCCGACGCCGCACCCGGCGCGCCCGCCGCCCGCCCGCCCGGCGCTCCCCGACGACGCGGAGGACTAG
- the LOC125051532 gene encoding rho GTPase-activating protein 4-like isoform X2 has translation MSVSEATTPSTAEPPAAAVPFDERDLEPRTPMKRLGSTRKLAAFNNIRTQLAEQAKAVEGRADAAAGVAAELGDYCRRRADLEHEYARALDKLARAAAQRHRDQRHKREQWPLAGAYACWQAALDATRALARDHAALADLYGGPLAARLHRAADDVLRLHRKCRDLVAERQEDIAAALAEAAAAGKAHAAAAHDWRAAALKLRHAHAARQALAAADPPRNKKIKALEKELEKRRSRHAEARAKALRARAEYVLSLEAANATLQRYYLDDIADIMLCSETGYEEVVGRAVRCAAAAERARAAALSGAAQALLATAESLDAVGDRQRVVAAHPAAFAPPRPLPYAGESPSRQDAAMKELLDGAAPDEDEAAEALRRELAARLTQLEAAARALRAECREHAKTLDAAEAELVRQMEGPDACWDVSGLFGAAAAPAARPAPADDDEDDAPRKEQEDYYLAKFRSYVSCAGRLARLESKAAAVRERLLGGASGGGRSPVAGVRRGGRRGQFAAPLDDALPTPLVSCVRVIAGYGLRQQGVFRVSGSQVEMQALRAAFERGEDPLADVRDASDMNSVCGLLKLYLRELRPPLVPPQMRERLVRAAAVPDDAAFAARLREELAALPRPALLVLRYLFAFLAHLAEHSDRNMMDAWNLAICLGPTLLPAWGEGGEQVTAQNLVNELVKRTILLHRDVFPQDIAPHALYVPPEPPRSSPGEADEADGAGAEAAETEPSDVDDLDDDDEDEEPLEDDAGCPSEDLAQESRSRSGFAPEHVDEGQPRASPATVDDPVSAALAPPGTEARLAESTPDLVLDLPARRRAAGPAPSDPPPPASPVPARNTLRVAAKFAELTLTGGSLKPALAAKPALLRRPTPHPARPPPARPALPDDAED, from the exons ATATTAGGACTCAGCTAGCGGAGCAAGCGAAAGCGGTGGAGGGGCGCGCCGACGCGGCGGCCGGCGTCGCGGCCGAGCTGGGCGACTACTGCCGCCGGCGCGCAGATCTCGAACACGAATACGCGCGCGCGCTCGACAAGCTAGCGCGCGCCGCGGCCCAGCGCCATCGCGACCAGCGCCACAAGCGAGAGCAGTGGCCGCTGGCCGGAGCCTACGCTTGCTGGCAGGCCGCCCTCGACGCCACGCGCGCCCTGGCTCGCGATCACGCCGCGCTGGCGGACCTCTACGGCGGTCCGCTGGCCGCGCGCCTGCATCGCGCCGCGGACGACGTGCTTCGTCTGCACCGCAAGTGCCGCGACCTCGTCGCCGAGCGCCAGGAGGATATCGCCGCCGCTCTCGCCGAGGCGGCGGCCGCCGGCAAGGCGCACGCCGCCGCAGCGCACGACTGGCGGGCAGCGGCGCTCAAGCTGCGTCACGCGCACGCGGCGCGCCAGGCGCTCGCCGCCGCCGACCCGCCGAGGAACAAAAAGATCAAGGCGCTCGAGAAGGAACTCGAAAAG CGTCGCAGCCGACACGCCGAGGCGCGGGCGAAGGCTCTGCGGGCCCGGGCCGAGTACGTGTTGAGCCTCGAGGCGGCCAACGCAACGCTGCAGCGCTATTACCTCGACGACATCGCCGACATAATGCTGTGCAGCGAGACCGGCTACGAGGAGGTGGTCGGGCGCGCCGTGCGATGCGCCGCCGCCGCCGAACGCGCGCGCGCCGCCGCTCTGTCCGGGGCGGCGCAGGCGCTGCTCGCCACCGCCGAGTCGCTGGACGCCGTCGGCGACCGGCAGCGCGTGGTCGCCGCGCATCCGGCCGCCTTCGCGCCGCCGCGGCCCTTGCCCTACGCGGGCGAGTCCCCCTCGCGGCAGGACGCCGCGATGAAGGAGCTGCTCGACGGCGCCGCGCCCGACGAGGACGAGGCGGCCGAGGCCCTGCGCCGCGAGCTCGCCGCGCGCCTCACGCAGCTCGAGGCGGCGGCGCGCGCGCTGCGAGCCGAGTGTCGCGAGCACGCCAAGACGCTCGACGCCGCCGAGGCGGAGCTCGTCCGCCAGATGGAGGGGCCCGACGCCTGCTGGGACGTGTCCGGGCTCTTCGGCGCCGCCGCCGCTCCCGCCGCGAGGCCGGCGCCGGCCGACGACGACGAGGACGACGCGCCCAGGAAGGAACAGGAGGACTACTACTTGGCC AAGTTCCGGTCGTACGTGTCGTGCGCGGGCAGGCTGGCTCGCCTCGAGAGCAAGGCGGCGGCGGTGCGCGAGCGCCTGCTGGGCGGCGCCTCGGGCGGCGGCCGGTCTCCGGTGGCGGGCGTGAGGCGCGGCGGGCGGCGCGGCCAGTTCGCGGCGCCGCTGGACGACGCGCTGCCGACGCCGCTCGTTTCCTGCGTGCGAGTCATCGCCGGGTACGGTCTGCGGCAGCAGGGCGTCTTCCGCGTGTCCGGCTCGCAGGTGGAGATGCAGGCGCTGCGGGCCGCCTTCGAGCGCGGCGAGGACCCGCTGGCGGACGTGCGCGACGCGTCCGACATGAATTCGGTCTGCGGTCTGCTCAAGCTGTACCTGCGCGAGCTGCGGCCGCCGCTCGTGCCGCCGCAGATGCGGGAGCGCCTCGTGCGCGCCGCCGCCGTCCCCGACGACGCGGCGTTCGCGGCGAGGCTCCGCGAGGAGCTGGCGGCGCTGCCGCGCCCGGCGCTGCTCGTGCTGCGCTACCTGTTCGCTTTTCTCGCGCATCTGGCGGAACACAGCGACCGGAACATGATGGACGCGTGGAACCTCGCCATCTGCCTCGGACCGACGCTGCTGCCCGCCTGGGGCGAGGGCGGCGAGCAGGTGACGGCCCAGAACCTCGTCAACGAGCTCGTGAAGCGCACCATCCTGCTGCACCGCGACGTGTTCCCGCAGGACATCGCCCCGCACGCGCTCTACGTGCCTCCCGAGCCGCCGCGCTCCTCGCCCGG GGAGGCCGACGAGGCGGACGGCGCGGGCGCCGAAGCGGCCGAGACCGAGCCGAGCGACGTCGACGACCTGGACGACGACGACGAAGACGAGGAGCCTCTGGAAGACGACGCGGG GTGCCCGTCGGAAGACCTCGCCCAG GAATCCAGGTCCCGGAGCGGCTTCGCTCCCGAGCACGTCGACGAAGGGCAGCCGCGAGCCTCGCCCGCGACCGTCGACGACCCCGTCTCCGCCGCCCTAGCCCCGCCGGGGACCGAAGC GCGGCTGGCCGAGAGCACGCCCGACCTGGTGCTGGACCTCCCGGCGAGACGCCGCGCCGCCGGCCCCGCGCCCTCCGACCCGCCGCCCCCCGCGAGCCCCGTGCCCGCGCGCAACACGCTGCGCGTCGCCGCCAAGTTCGCCGAGCTCACGCTCACCGGGGGCTCGCTGAAGCCCGCCCTCGCCGCCAAGCCGGCCCTGCTGCGCCGTCCGACGCCGCACCCGGCGCGCCCGCCGCCCGCCCGCCCGGCGCTCCCCGACGACGCGGAGGACTAG
- the LOC125051532 gene encoding rho GTPase-activating protein 4-like isoform X1, with protein MSVSEATTPSTAEPPAAAVPFDERDLEPRTPMKRLGSTRKLAAFNNIRTQLAEQAKAVEGRADAAAGVAAELGDYCRRRADLEHEYARALDKLARAAAQRHRDQRHKREQWPLAGAYACWQAALDATRALARDHAALADLYGGPLAARLHRAADDVLRLHRKCRDLVAERQEDIAAALAEAAAAGKAHAAAAHDWRAAALKLRHAHAARQALAAADPPRNKKIKALEKELEKRRSRHAEARAKALRARAEYVLSLEAANATLQRYYLDDIADIMLCSETGYEEVVGRAVRCAAAAERARAAALSGAAQALLATAESLDAVGDRQRVVAAHPAAFAPPRPLPYAGESPSRQDAAMKELLDGAAPDEDEAAEALRRELAARLTQLEAAARALRAECREHAKTLDAAEAELVRQMEGPDACWDVSGLFGAAAAPAARPAPADDDEDDAPRKEQEDYYLAKFRSYVSCAGRLARLESKAAAVRERLLGGASGGGRSPVAGVRRGGRRGQFAAPLDDALPTPLVSCVRVIAGYGLRQQGVFRVSGSQVEMQALRAAFERGEDPLADVRDASDMNSVCGLLKLYLRELRPPLVPPQMRERLVRAAAVPDDAAFAARLREELAALPRPALLVLRYLFAFLAHLAEHSDRNMMDAWNLAICLGPTLLPAWGEGGEQVTAQNLVNELVKRTILLHRDVFPQDIAPHALYVPPEPPRSSPGEADEADGAGAEAAETEPSDVDDLDDDDEDEEPLEDDAGCPSEDLAQVFIKESRSRSGFAPEHVDEGQPRASPATVDDPVSAALAPPGTEARLAESTPDLVLDLPARRRAAGPAPSDPPPPASPVPARNTLRVAAKFAELTLTGGSLKPALAAKPALLRRPTPHPARPPPARPALPDDAED; from the exons ATATTAGGACTCAGCTAGCGGAGCAAGCGAAAGCGGTGGAGGGGCGCGCCGACGCGGCGGCCGGCGTCGCGGCCGAGCTGGGCGACTACTGCCGCCGGCGCGCAGATCTCGAACACGAATACGCGCGCGCGCTCGACAAGCTAGCGCGCGCCGCGGCCCAGCGCCATCGCGACCAGCGCCACAAGCGAGAGCAGTGGCCGCTGGCCGGAGCCTACGCTTGCTGGCAGGCCGCCCTCGACGCCACGCGCGCCCTGGCTCGCGATCACGCCGCGCTGGCGGACCTCTACGGCGGTCCGCTGGCCGCGCGCCTGCATCGCGCCGCGGACGACGTGCTTCGTCTGCACCGCAAGTGCCGCGACCTCGTCGCCGAGCGCCAGGAGGATATCGCCGCCGCTCTCGCCGAGGCGGCGGCCGCCGGCAAGGCGCACGCCGCCGCAGCGCACGACTGGCGGGCAGCGGCGCTCAAGCTGCGTCACGCGCACGCGGCGCGCCAGGCGCTCGCCGCCGCCGACCCGCCGAGGAACAAAAAGATCAAGGCGCTCGAGAAGGAACTCGAAAAG CGTCGCAGCCGACACGCCGAGGCGCGGGCGAAGGCTCTGCGGGCCCGGGCCGAGTACGTGTTGAGCCTCGAGGCGGCCAACGCAACGCTGCAGCGCTATTACCTCGACGACATCGCCGACATAATGCTGTGCAGCGAGACCGGCTACGAGGAGGTGGTCGGGCGCGCCGTGCGATGCGCCGCCGCCGCCGAACGCGCGCGCGCCGCCGCTCTGTCCGGGGCGGCGCAGGCGCTGCTCGCCACCGCCGAGTCGCTGGACGCCGTCGGCGACCGGCAGCGCGTGGTCGCCGCGCATCCGGCCGCCTTCGCGCCGCCGCGGCCCTTGCCCTACGCGGGCGAGTCCCCCTCGCGGCAGGACGCCGCGATGAAGGAGCTGCTCGACGGCGCCGCGCCCGACGAGGACGAGGCGGCCGAGGCCCTGCGCCGCGAGCTCGCCGCGCGCCTCACGCAGCTCGAGGCGGCGGCGCGCGCGCTGCGAGCCGAGTGTCGCGAGCACGCCAAGACGCTCGACGCCGCCGAGGCGGAGCTCGTCCGCCAGATGGAGGGGCCCGACGCCTGCTGGGACGTGTCCGGGCTCTTCGGCGCCGCCGCCGCTCCCGCCGCGAGGCCGGCGCCGGCCGACGACGACGAGGACGACGCGCCCAGGAAGGAACAGGAGGACTACTACTTGGCC AAGTTCCGGTCGTACGTGTCGTGCGCGGGCAGGCTGGCTCGCCTCGAGAGCAAGGCGGCGGCGGTGCGCGAGCGCCTGCTGGGCGGCGCCTCGGGCGGCGGCCGGTCTCCGGTGGCGGGCGTGAGGCGCGGCGGGCGGCGCGGCCAGTTCGCGGCGCCGCTGGACGACGCGCTGCCGACGCCGCTCGTTTCCTGCGTGCGAGTCATCGCCGGGTACGGTCTGCGGCAGCAGGGCGTCTTCCGCGTGTCCGGCTCGCAGGTGGAGATGCAGGCGCTGCGGGCCGCCTTCGAGCGCGGCGAGGACCCGCTGGCGGACGTGCGCGACGCGTCCGACATGAATTCGGTCTGCGGTCTGCTCAAGCTGTACCTGCGCGAGCTGCGGCCGCCGCTCGTGCCGCCGCAGATGCGGGAGCGCCTCGTGCGCGCCGCCGCCGTCCCCGACGACGCGGCGTTCGCGGCGAGGCTCCGCGAGGAGCTGGCGGCGCTGCCGCGCCCGGCGCTGCTCGTGCTGCGCTACCTGTTCGCTTTTCTCGCGCATCTGGCGGAACACAGCGACCGGAACATGATGGACGCGTGGAACCTCGCCATCTGCCTCGGACCGACGCTGCTGCCCGCCTGGGGCGAGGGCGGCGAGCAGGTGACGGCCCAGAACCTCGTCAACGAGCTCGTGAAGCGCACCATCCTGCTGCACCGCGACGTGTTCCCGCAGGACATCGCCCCGCACGCGCTCTACGTGCCTCCCGAGCCGCCGCGCTCCTCGCCCGG GGAGGCCGACGAGGCGGACGGCGCGGGCGCCGAAGCGGCCGAGACCGAGCCGAGCGACGTCGACGACCTGGACGACGACGACGAAGACGAGGAGCCTCTGGAAGACGACGCGGG GTGCCCGTCGGAAGACCTCGCCCAG GTTTTTATAAAGGAATCCAGGTCCCGGAGCGGCTTCGCTCCCGAGCACGTCGACGAAGGGCAGCCGCGAGCCTCGCCCGCGACCGTCGACGACCCCGTCTCCGCCGCCCTAGCCCCGCCGGGGACCGAAGC GCGGCTGGCCGAGAGCACGCCCGACCTGGTGCTGGACCTCCCGGCGAGACGCCGCGCCGCCGGCCCCGCGCCCTCCGACCCGCCGCCCCCCGCGAGCCCCGTGCCCGCGCGCAACACGCTGCGCGTCGCCGCCAAGTTCGCCGAGCTCACGCTCACCGGGGGCTCGCTGAAGCCCGCCCTCGCCGCCAAGCCGGCCCTGCTGCGCCGTCCGACGCCGCACCCGGCGCGCCCGCCGCCCGCCCGCCCGGCGCTCCCCGACGACGCGGAGGACTAG
- the LOC125051532 gene encoding rho GTPase-activating protein 4-like isoform X4, with amino-acid sequence MSVSEATTPSTAEPPAAAVPFDERDLEPRTPMKRLGSTRKLAAFNNIRTQLAEQAKAVEGRADAAAGVAAELGDYCRRRADLEHEYARALDKLARAAAQRHRDQRHKREQWPLAGAYACWQAALDATRALARDHAALADLYGGPLAARLHRAADDVLRLHRKCRDLVAERQEDIAAALAEAAAAGKAHAAAAHDWRAAALKLRHAHAARQALAAADPPRNKKIKALEKELEKRRSRHAEARAKALRARAEYVLSLEAANATLQRYYLDDIADIMLCSETGYEEVVGRAVRCAAAAERARAAALSGAAQALLATAESLDAVGDRQRVVAAHPAAFAPPRPLPYAGESPSRQDAAMKELLDGAAPDEDEAAEALRRELAARLTQLEAAARALRAECREHAKTLDAAEAELVRQMEGPDACWDVSGLFGAAAAPAARPAPADDDEDDAPRKEQEDYYLAKFRSYVSCAGRLARLESKAAAVRERLLGGASGGGRSPVAGVRRGGRRGQFAAPLDDALPTPLVSCVRVIAGYGLRQQGVFRVSGSQVEMQALRAAFERGEDPLADVRDASDMNSVCGLLKLYLRELRPPLVPPQMRERLVRAAAVPDDAAFAARLREELAALPRPALLVLRYLFAFLAHLAEHSDRNMMDAWNLAICLGPTLLPAWGEGGEQVTAQNLVNELVKRTILLHRDVFPQDIAPHALYVPPEPPRSSPGEADEADGAGAEAAETEPSDVDDLDDDDEDEEPLEDDAGRLAESTPDLVLDLPARRRAAGPAPSDPPPPASPVPARNTLRVAAKFAELTLTGGSLKPALAAKPALLRRPTPHPARPPPARPALPDDAED; translated from the exons ATATTAGGACTCAGCTAGCGGAGCAAGCGAAAGCGGTGGAGGGGCGCGCCGACGCGGCGGCCGGCGTCGCGGCCGAGCTGGGCGACTACTGCCGCCGGCGCGCAGATCTCGAACACGAATACGCGCGCGCGCTCGACAAGCTAGCGCGCGCCGCGGCCCAGCGCCATCGCGACCAGCGCCACAAGCGAGAGCAGTGGCCGCTGGCCGGAGCCTACGCTTGCTGGCAGGCCGCCCTCGACGCCACGCGCGCCCTGGCTCGCGATCACGCCGCGCTGGCGGACCTCTACGGCGGTCCGCTGGCCGCGCGCCTGCATCGCGCCGCGGACGACGTGCTTCGTCTGCACCGCAAGTGCCGCGACCTCGTCGCCGAGCGCCAGGAGGATATCGCCGCCGCTCTCGCCGAGGCGGCGGCCGCCGGCAAGGCGCACGCCGCCGCAGCGCACGACTGGCGGGCAGCGGCGCTCAAGCTGCGTCACGCGCACGCGGCGCGCCAGGCGCTCGCCGCCGCCGACCCGCCGAGGAACAAAAAGATCAAGGCGCTCGAGAAGGAACTCGAAAAG CGTCGCAGCCGACACGCCGAGGCGCGGGCGAAGGCTCTGCGGGCCCGGGCCGAGTACGTGTTGAGCCTCGAGGCGGCCAACGCAACGCTGCAGCGCTATTACCTCGACGACATCGCCGACATAATGCTGTGCAGCGAGACCGGCTACGAGGAGGTGGTCGGGCGCGCCGTGCGATGCGCCGCCGCCGCCGAACGCGCGCGCGCCGCCGCTCTGTCCGGGGCGGCGCAGGCGCTGCTCGCCACCGCCGAGTCGCTGGACGCCGTCGGCGACCGGCAGCGCGTGGTCGCCGCGCATCCGGCCGCCTTCGCGCCGCCGCGGCCCTTGCCCTACGCGGGCGAGTCCCCCTCGCGGCAGGACGCCGCGATGAAGGAGCTGCTCGACGGCGCCGCGCCCGACGAGGACGAGGCGGCCGAGGCCCTGCGCCGCGAGCTCGCCGCGCGCCTCACGCAGCTCGAGGCGGCGGCGCGCGCGCTGCGAGCCGAGTGTCGCGAGCACGCCAAGACGCTCGACGCCGCCGAGGCGGAGCTCGTCCGCCAGATGGAGGGGCCCGACGCCTGCTGGGACGTGTCCGGGCTCTTCGGCGCCGCCGCCGCTCCCGCCGCGAGGCCGGCGCCGGCCGACGACGACGAGGACGACGCGCCCAGGAAGGAACAGGAGGACTACTACTTGGCC AAGTTCCGGTCGTACGTGTCGTGCGCGGGCAGGCTGGCTCGCCTCGAGAGCAAGGCGGCGGCGGTGCGCGAGCGCCTGCTGGGCGGCGCCTCGGGCGGCGGCCGGTCTCCGGTGGCGGGCGTGAGGCGCGGCGGGCGGCGCGGCCAGTTCGCGGCGCCGCTGGACGACGCGCTGCCGACGCCGCTCGTTTCCTGCGTGCGAGTCATCGCCGGGTACGGTCTGCGGCAGCAGGGCGTCTTCCGCGTGTCCGGCTCGCAGGTGGAGATGCAGGCGCTGCGGGCCGCCTTCGAGCGCGGCGAGGACCCGCTGGCGGACGTGCGCGACGCGTCCGACATGAATTCGGTCTGCGGTCTGCTCAAGCTGTACCTGCGCGAGCTGCGGCCGCCGCTCGTGCCGCCGCAGATGCGGGAGCGCCTCGTGCGCGCCGCCGCCGTCCCCGACGACGCGGCGTTCGCGGCGAGGCTCCGCGAGGAGCTGGCGGCGCTGCCGCGCCCGGCGCTGCTCGTGCTGCGCTACCTGTTCGCTTTTCTCGCGCATCTGGCGGAACACAGCGACCGGAACATGATGGACGCGTGGAACCTCGCCATCTGCCTCGGACCGACGCTGCTGCCCGCCTGGGGCGAGGGCGGCGAGCAGGTGACGGCCCAGAACCTCGTCAACGAGCTCGTGAAGCGCACCATCCTGCTGCACCGCGACGTGTTCCCGCAGGACATCGCCCCGCACGCGCTCTACGTGCCTCCCGAGCCGCCGCGCTCCTCGCCCGG GGAGGCCGACGAGGCGGACGGCGCGGGCGCCGAAGCGGCCGAGACCGAGCCGAGCGACGTCGACGACCTGGACGACGACGACGAAGACGAGGAGCCTCTGGAAGACGACGCGGG GCGGCTGGCCGAGAGCACGCCCGACCTGGTGCTGGACCTCCCGGCGAGACGCCGCGCCGCCGGCCCCGCGCCCTCCGACCCGCCGCCCCCCGCGAGCCCCGTGCCCGCGCGCAACACGCTGCGCGTCGCCGCCAAGTTCGCCGAGCTCACGCTCACCGGGGGCTCGCTGAAGCCCGCCCTCGCCGCCAAGCCGGCCCTGCTGCGCCGTCCGACGCCGCACCCGGCGCGCCCGCCGCCCGCCCGCCCGGCGCTCCCCGACGACGCGGAGGACTAG